The following coding sequences are from one Triticum aestivum cultivar Chinese Spring chromosome 5A, IWGSC CS RefSeq v2.1, whole genome shotgun sequence window:
- the LOC123102916 gene encoding uncharacterized protein ycf45 isoform X1 — protein sequence MIPSPARILIFLLPTPSLIPPPPVRRPHRAWAGTARCAPEAVAGGGFVVIEDDLSELLQILPRDLRDNLQNEPRRDQLLEVILDLGRRPEARFLGNSGGQYLRDNEISQLELEEAQRAVGEFGGDNRAGIEGTLHRISAIRSRKGMVVGLTCRVGRAVNGHVDMVRDLLNYKESILFLGRPGVGKTTVMREIARVLADEFQKRVVIVDTSNEIGGDGDIPHAAIGGARRMQVPEPSMQHRVMIEAVENHMPEVVIVDEIGTEAEAQACRSIAERGVMLIGTAHGERLANIIKNPVLSDLVGGVETVTLGDEEARARRTQKSILERKAPPTFPFLIEMRERHYWVTHRTERSVDMLLHGKKPLVEVRKRDNEFEVIIERWATYDGDGL from the exons ATGATCCCGTCTCCCGCTCGAATCCTCATCTTCCTCCTACCCACCCCAAGTCTCATACCCCCGCCACCCGTCAGGCGGCCGCACAGAGCCTGGGCCGGAACCGCCCGCTGCGCCCCGGAGGCTGTCGCCGGCGGGGGCTTCGTCGTCATTGAGGACGACCTCTCTGAGCTTCTGCAG ATTCTACCTAGGGATTTACGAGATAATCTGCAGAATGAACCTAGAAGGGACCAGCTGTTGGAG GTTATTCTAGATTTGGGGAGACGACCCGAGGCACGTTTCCTTGGTAATTCTGGTGGCCAGTATCTACGGGATAACGAG ATTTCACAGCTAGAGTTGGAGGAAGCTCAGAGAGCTGTTGGAGAATTTGGAGGTGACAACCGTGCAGGAATTGAAGGTACATTGCATAGAATATCTGCAATAAGGAGTAGAAAAGGAATGGTTGTTGGTTTGACCTGTCGAGTTGGCCGTGCCGTCAATGGGCATGTTGATATGGTCCGTGATCTTTTAAACTACAAAGAGAGCATTCTGTTTTTGGGAAG ACCTGGGGTTGGCAAGACTACTGTTATGCGTGAAATTGCACGTGTTTTAGCGGACGAGTTCCAGAAAAGGGTG GTAATTGTAGATACAAGTAATGAGATTGGTGGGGATGGGGACATTCCTCATGCTGCAATTGGTGGCGCAAGAAGAATGCAAGTACCTGAACCATCAATGCAACATAGAGTGATGATTGAAGCAGTTGAAAACCATATGCCTGAGGTGGTCATTGTAGATGAGATTGGAACTGAGGCAGAGGCGCAAGCCTGTCGGTCAATTGCAGAAAGGGGTGTAATGCTTATTGGTACTGCCCATGGAGAAAGGCTTGCAAACATCATAAAGAATCCAGTTTTATCTGACTTG gttggaggagtagaaactgtcaCTCTTGGCGATGAGGAAGCACGTGCACGACGTACTCAAAAAAGTATACTGGAGCGGAAGGCCCCTCCAACATTTCCTTTTCTTATTGAGATGAGGGAGCGACACTATTGGGTCACTCATCGG ACTGAGAGGAGTGTCGATATGCTACTTCATGGCAAGAAGCCACTAGTTGAG GTCAGGAAAAGGGATAACGAGTTTGAGGTTATCATTGAAAGATGGGCAACATATGATGGAGATGGACTCTGA
- the LOC123102916 gene encoding uncharacterized protein ycf45 isoform X5: protein MIPSPARILIFLLPTPSLIPPPPVRRPHRAWAGTARCAPEAVAGGGFVVIEDDLSELLQILPRDLRDNLQNEPRRDQLLEIWGDDPRHVSLVILVASIYGITRYATLELEEAQRAVGEFGGDNRAGIEGTLHRISAIRSRKGMVVGLTCRVGRAVNGHVDMVRDLLNYKESILFLGRPGVGKTTVMREIARVLADEFQKRVVIVDTSNEIGGDGDIPHAAIGGARRMQVPEPSMQHRVMIEAVENHMPEVVIVDEIGTEAEAQACRSIAERGVMLIGTAHGERLANIIKNPVLSDLVGGVETVTLGDEEARARRTQKSILERKAPPTFPFLIEMRERHYWVTHRTERSVDMLLHGKKPLVEVRKRDNEFEVIIERWATYDGDGL, encoded by the exons ATGATCCCGTCTCCCGCTCGAATCCTCATCTTCCTCCTACCCACCCCAAGTCTCATACCCCCGCCACCCGTCAGGCGGCCGCACAGAGCCTGGGCCGGAACCGCCCGCTGCGCCCCGGAGGCTGTCGCCGGCGGGGGCTTCGTCGTCATTGAGGACGACCTCTCTGAGCTTCTGCAG ATTCTACCTAGGGATTTACGAGATAATCTGCAGAATGAACCTAGAAGGGACCAGCTGTTGGAG ATTTGGGGAGACGACCCGAGGCACGTTTCCTTGGTAATTCTGGTGGCCAGTATCTACGGGATAACGAGGTATGCAACT CTAGAGTTGGAGGAAGCTCAGAGAGCTGTTGGAGAATTTGGAGGTGACAACCGTGCAGGAATTGAAGGTACATTGCATAGAATATCTGCAATAAGGAGTAGAAAAGGAATGGTTGTTGGTTTGACCTGTCGAGTTGGCCGTGCCGTCAATGGGCATGTTGATATGGTCCGTGATCTTTTAAACTACAAAGAGAGCATTCTGTTTTTGGGAAG ACCTGGGGTTGGCAAGACTACTGTTATGCGTGAAATTGCACGTGTTTTAGCGGACGAGTTCCAGAAAAGGGTG GTAATTGTAGATACAAGTAATGAGATTGGTGGGGATGGGGACATTCCTCATGCTGCAATTGGTGGCGCAAGAAGAATGCAAGTACCTGAACCATCAATGCAACATAGAGTGATGATTGAAGCAGTTGAAAACCATATGCCTGAGGTGGTCATTGTAGATGAGATTGGAACTGAGGCAGAGGCGCAAGCCTGTCGGTCAATTGCAGAAAGGGGTGTAATGCTTATTGGTACTGCCCATGGAGAAAGGCTTGCAAACATCATAAAGAATCCAGTTTTATCTGACTTG gttggaggagtagaaactgtcaCTCTTGGCGATGAGGAAGCACGTGCACGACGTACTCAAAAAAGTATACTGGAGCGGAAGGCCCCTCCAACATTTCCTTTTCTTATTGAGATGAGGGAGCGACACTATTGGGTCACTCATCGG ACTGAGAGGAGTGTCGATATGCTACTTCATGGCAAGAAGCCACTAGTTGAG GTCAGGAAAAGGGATAACGAGTTTGAGGTTATCATTGAAAGATGGGCAACATATGATGGAGATGGACTCTGA
- the LOC123102916 gene encoding uncharacterized protein ycf45 isoform X2: protein MIPSPARILIFLLPTPSLIPPPPVRRPHRAWAGTARCAPEAVAGGGFVVIEDDLSELLQILPRDLRDNLQNEPRRDQLLEIWGDDPRHVSLVILVASIYGITRYATISQLELEEAQRAVGEFGGDNRAGIEGTLHRISAIRSRKGMVVGLTCRVGRAVNGHVDMVRDLLNYKESILFLGRPGVGKTTVMREIARVLADEFQKRVVIVDTSNEIGGDGDIPHAAIGGARRMQVPEPSMQHRVMIEAVENHMPEVVIVDEIGTEAEAQACRSIAERGVMLIGTAHGERLANIIKNPVLSDLVGGVETVTLGDEEARARRTQKSILERKAPPTFPFLIEMRERHYWVTHRTERSVDMLLHGKKPLVEVRKRDNEFEVIIERWATYDGDGL from the exons ATGATCCCGTCTCCCGCTCGAATCCTCATCTTCCTCCTACCCACCCCAAGTCTCATACCCCCGCCACCCGTCAGGCGGCCGCACAGAGCCTGGGCCGGAACCGCCCGCTGCGCCCCGGAGGCTGTCGCCGGCGGGGGCTTCGTCGTCATTGAGGACGACCTCTCTGAGCTTCTGCAG ATTCTACCTAGGGATTTACGAGATAATCTGCAGAATGAACCTAGAAGGGACCAGCTGTTGGAG ATTTGGGGAGACGACCCGAGGCACGTTTCCTTGGTAATTCTGGTGGCCAGTATCTACGGGATAACGAGGTATGCAACT ATTTCACAGCTAGAGTTGGAGGAAGCTCAGAGAGCTGTTGGAGAATTTGGAGGTGACAACCGTGCAGGAATTGAAGGTACATTGCATAGAATATCTGCAATAAGGAGTAGAAAAGGAATGGTTGTTGGTTTGACCTGTCGAGTTGGCCGTGCCGTCAATGGGCATGTTGATATGGTCCGTGATCTTTTAAACTACAAAGAGAGCATTCTGTTTTTGGGAAG ACCTGGGGTTGGCAAGACTACTGTTATGCGTGAAATTGCACGTGTTTTAGCGGACGAGTTCCAGAAAAGGGTG GTAATTGTAGATACAAGTAATGAGATTGGTGGGGATGGGGACATTCCTCATGCTGCAATTGGTGGCGCAAGAAGAATGCAAGTACCTGAACCATCAATGCAACATAGAGTGATGATTGAAGCAGTTGAAAACCATATGCCTGAGGTGGTCATTGTAGATGAGATTGGAACTGAGGCAGAGGCGCAAGCCTGTCGGTCAATTGCAGAAAGGGGTGTAATGCTTATTGGTACTGCCCATGGAGAAAGGCTTGCAAACATCATAAAGAATCCAGTTTTATCTGACTTG gttggaggagtagaaactgtcaCTCTTGGCGATGAGGAAGCACGTGCACGACGTACTCAAAAAAGTATACTGGAGCGGAAGGCCCCTCCAACATTTCCTTTTCTTATTGAGATGAGGGAGCGACACTATTGGGTCACTCATCGG ACTGAGAGGAGTGTCGATATGCTACTTCATGGCAAGAAGCCACTAGTTGAG GTCAGGAAAAGGGATAACGAGTTTGAGGTTATCATTGAAAGATGGGCAACATATGATGGAGATGGACTCTGA
- the LOC123102916 gene encoding uncharacterized protein ycf45 isoform X3, with the protein MIPSPARILIFLLPTPSLIPPPPVRRPHRAWAGTARCAPEAVAGGGFVVIEDDLSELLQILPRDLRDNLQNEPRRDQLLEVILDLGRRPEARFLGNSGGQYLRDNEISQLELEEAQRAVGEFGGDNRAGIEGTLHRISAIRSRKGMVVGLTCRVGRAVNGHVDMVRDLLNYKESILFLGRPGVGKTTVMREIARVLADEFQKRVIVDTSNEIGGDGDIPHAAIGGARRMQVPEPSMQHRVMIEAVENHMPEVVIVDEIGTEAEAQACRSIAERGVMLIGTAHGERLANIIKNPVLSDLVGGVETVTLGDEEARARRTQKSILERKAPPTFPFLIEMRERHYWVTHRTERSVDMLLHGKKPLVEVRKRDNEFEVIIERWATYDGDGL; encoded by the exons ATGATCCCGTCTCCCGCTCGAATCCTCATCTTCCTCCTACCCACCCCAAGTCTCATACCCCCGCCACCCGTCAGGCGGCCGCACAGAGCCTGGGCCGGAACCGCCCGCTGCGCCCCGGAGGCTGTCGCCGGCGGGGGCTTCGTCGTCATTGAGGACGACCTCTCTGAGCTTCTGCAG ATTCTACCTAGGGATTTACGAGATAATCTGCAGAATGAACCTAGAAGGGACCAGCTGTTGGAG GTTATTCTAGATTTGGGGAGACGACCCGAGGCACGTTTCCTTGGTAATTCTGGTGGCCAGTATCTACGGGATAACGAG ATTTCACAGCTAGAGTTGGAGGAAGCTCAGAGAGCTGTTGGAGAATTTGGAGGTGACAACCGTGCAGGAATTGAAGGTACATTGCATAGAATATCTGCAATAAGGAGTAGAAAAGGAATGGTTGTTGGTTTGACCTGTCGAGTTGGCCGTGCCGTCAATGGGCATGTTGATATGGTCCGTGATCTTTTAAACTACAAAGAGAGCATTCTGTTTTTGGGAAG ACCTGGGGTTGGCAAGACTACTGTTATGCGTGAAATTGCACGTGTTTTAGCGGACGAGTTCCAGAAAAGG GTAATTGTAGATACAAGTAATGAGATTGGTGGGGATGGGGACATTCCTCATGCTGCAATTGGTGGCGCAAGAAGAATGCAAGTACCTGAACCATCAATGCAACATAGAGTGATGATTGAAGCAGTTGAAAACCATATGCCTGAGGTGGTCATTGTAGATGAGATTGGAACTGAGGCAGAGGCGCAAGCCTGTCGGTCAATTGCAGAAAGGGGTGTAATGCTTATTGGTACTGCCCATGGAGAAAGGCTTGCAAACATCATAAAGAATCCAGTTTTATCTGACTTG gttggaggagtagaaactgtcaCTCTTGGCGATGAGGAAGCACGTGCACGACGTACTCAAAAAAGTATACTGGAGCGGAAGGCCCCTCCAACATTTCCTTTTCTTATTGAGATGAGGGAGCGACACTATTGGGTCACTCATCGG ACTGAGAGGAGTGTCGATATGCTACTTCATGGCAAGAAGCCACTAGTTGAG GTCAGGAAAAGGGATAACGAGTTTGAGGTTATCATTGAAAGATGGGCAACATATGATGGAGATGGACTCTGA
- the LOC123102916 gene encoding uncharacterized protein ycf45 isoform X4, whose amino-acid sequence MIPSPARILIFLLPTPSLIPPPPVRRPHRAWAGTARCAPEAVAGGGFVVIEDDLSELLQILPRDLRDNLQNEPRRDQLLEVILDLGRRPEARFLGNSGGQYLRDNELELEEAQRAVGEFGGDNRAGIEGTLHRISAIRSRKGMVVGLTCRVGRAVNGHVDMVRDLLNYKESILFLGRPGVGKTTVMREIARVLADEFQKRVVIVDTSNEIGGDGDIPHAAIGGARRMQVPEPSMQHRVMIEAVENHMPEVVIVDEIGTEAEAQACRSIAERGVMLIGTAHGERLANIIKNPVLSDLVGGVETVTLGDEEARARRTQKSILERKAPPTFPFLIEMRERHYWVTHRTERSVDMLLHGKKPLVEVRKRDNEFEVIIERWATYDGDGL is encoded by the exons ATGATCCCGTCTCCCGCTCGAATCCTCATCTTCCTCCTACCCACCCCAAGTCTCATACCCCCGCCACCCGTCAGGCGGCCGCACAGAGCCTGGGCCGGAACCGCCCGCTGCGCCCCGGAGGCTGTCGCCGGCGGGGGCTTCGTCGTCATTGAGGACGACCTCTCTGAGCTTCTGCAG ATTCTACCTAGGGATTTACGAGATAATCTGCAGAATGAACCTAGAAGGGACCAGCTGTTGGAG GTTATTCTAGATTTGGGGAGACGACCCGAGGCACGTTTCCTTGGTAATTCTGGTGGCCAGTATCTACGGGATAACGAG CTAGAGTTGGAGGAAGCTCAGAGAGCTGTTGGAGAATTTGGAGGTGACAACCGTGCAGGAATTGAAGGTACATTGCATAGAATATCTGCAATAAGGAGTAGAAAAGGAATGGTTGTTGGTTTGACCTGTCGAGTTGGCCGTGCCGTCAATGGGCATGTTGATATGGTCCGTGATCTTTTAAACTACAAAGAGAGCATTCTGTTTTTGGGAAG ACCTGGGGTTGGCAAGACTACTGTTATGCGTGAAATTGCACGTGTTTTAGCGGACGAGTTCCAGAAAAGGGTG GTAATTGTAGATACAAGTAATGAGATTGGTGGGGATGGGGACATTCCTCATGCTGCAATTGGTGGCGCAAGAAGAATGCAAGTACCTGAACCATCAATGCAACATAGAGTGATGATTGAAGCAGTTGAAAACCATATGCCTGAGGTGGTCATTGTAGATGAGATTGGAACTGAGGCAGAGGCGCAAGCCTGTCGGTCAATTGCAGAAAGGGGTGTAATGCTTATTGGTACTGCCCATGGAGAAAGGCTTGCAAACATCATAAAGAATCCAGTTTTATCTGACTTG gttggaggagtagaaactgtcaCTCTTGGCGATGAGGAAGCACGTGCACGACGTACTCAAAAAAGTATACTGGAGCGGAAGGCCCCTCCAACATTTCCTTTTCTTATTGAGATGAGGGAGCGACACTATTGGGTCACTCATCGG ACTGAGAGGAGTGTCGATATGCTACTTCATGGCAAGAAGCCACTAGTTGAG GTCAGGAAAAGGGATAACGAGTTTGAGGTTATCATTGAAAGATGGGCAACATATGATGGAGATGGACTCTGA